From the Anopheles coustani chromosome X, idAnoCousDA_361_x.2, whole genome shotgun sequence genome, one window contains:
- the LOC131269393 gene encoding uncharacterized protein LOC131269393 gives MPAEPIILSSRRAILLVSLSRYESFVRDFQQDRDLVEVEARITKFERLSEDLEKLQQELEDGATTEEEVKQNEALRADFEPRLIRVEAQLKAKRPSQGSSVNATSNSLAGIKLPTISLPQFHGDYMEWLTFRDTFECLIHDNRDLPAIQKFHYLRAAIKGEAAQVIEAITISAANYEIAWQALTTRYSNEYLLKKRHLQALFTMTPAKRETATALHLLVDEFERHKKILDHLGERTETWGVLLEHLLCTKLPTSTLRDWEEHASNEESPTYPSLIVFLQRRMRVLETLSVNKEQDVSFSEAQHHTKRMPPTRLGSFAAASNAVRKCSLCDSEHFIAKCSRFIARTNAIAP, from the coding sequence ATGCCCGCGGAACCCATTATCCTTTCGTCGAGAAGAGCGATCCTTCTCGTTTCACTTAGCCGTTATGAAAGCTTCGTTCGCGATTTTCAACAAGACCGTGATCTTGTTGAAGTAGAAGCACGAATAACCAAGTTCGAAAGGTTAAGTGAAGATCTTGAAAAGCTGCAGCAGGAGCTTGAAGACGGAGCTACAACCGAAGAGGAGGTCAAGCAAAATGAAGCTCTTCGCGCCGACTTCGAACCTCGTTTGATACGGGTGGAAGCACAGCTAAAGGCAAAAAGACCCTCACAAGGCTCGTCAGTTAATGCCACCAGTAATTCCTTGGCTGGTATTAAACTTCCGACCATATCACTGCCTCAGTTTCATGGAGATTACATGGAATGGCTTACGTTTCGGGACACGTTCGAGTGTCTGATTCACGACAACCGTGATCTTcccgccatccaaaagttcCATTACTTGCGCGCAGCGATTAAGGGTGAAGCAGCACAAGTGATAGAAGCGATCACTATTAGCGCGGCAAATTATGAGATAGCGTGGCAGGCATTAACGACACGCTACTCCAACGAATATTTACTGAAAAAACGTCACTTGCAAGCACTGTTCACTATGACGCCCGCGAAAAGGGAAACCGCGACCGCACTGCACCTCTTAGTGGACGAGTTCGAACGGCACAAGAAAATCCTTGACCATCTTGGGGAAAGGACGGAGACATGGGGTGTTTTGCTGGAACACTTGTTGTGCACCAAGTTGCCAACAAGCACACTGAGGGACTGGGAGGAGCACGCATCAAACGAAGAAAGCCCGACGTATCCTAGCCTGATTGTTTTCTTGCAGCGCCGTATGCGAGTGCTTGAAACGTTATCGGTGAACAAGGAGCAGGATGTCAGTTTTAGCGAAGCGCAACATCATACAAAACGGATGCCACCTACGCGGCTCGGAAGCTTTGCAGCGGCATCAAATGCTGTACGCAAATGCTCTCTGTGCGATTCAGAgcattttattgcaaagtGTTCCCGATTCATTGCCCGAACGAACGCCATCGCACCGTAA
- the LOC131269394 gene encoding uncharacterized protein LOC131269394, whose product MLQGAGQSTRPLKESVHAKIASRTKQFEVGVVFLIVDKLMANLPLRDVNTTSWNIPSELILADPEFYKSSAIDIILGARHYAAFFEGSAQLKLAPTLSTLQESVFGWVVTGSIGSPEPSEGTSNVAHTTAVICMTTLEESIERFWKSEELWFNDGYSPEERQCEAIYRNTTQRDPSGRYIVRLPKQPDFFDKLGLSRDMALNRFILLERRLQRDPDLKEEYHKFMKEYLELGHMTPTSPADNDHGYYLPHHPVLKESSTTTKLRVVFDGSAKTSTGYSLNEALRVGPVVQDQLLDIILRFRTYKVALVGDIAKMYRQIEVHPDDRRFQRVLFRFSPDASVETYELNTVTYGLAPSSFLATRTLLQLAEDEGTNFPHAAQALVQNFYVDDFIGGADSEEQAKQLREELDELLKKGGFSLRKWTSSKLAVLSGLTEDQIGTQSTLQFMPDEKIKALGIAWEPEADVLSFESRIDADTSYPTMRIIFSGISRMFDPIGLISPIIIRAKLLMQELWVQKPGWDNPVSDSIYKKWTSIKSDWPIISGYKSDRYALLPDSRVQLHTFCDASEAAFGACIYSRCENKQGHVRISLLASKSRLAPLKRVTLPRLELNAAVTGAHLYDRVKQAMGLELAESYFWSDSTVTLHWLSSPPNNWKTYVGNRVAEVQAYSHLHPWKHIAGCSNPADLVSRGVTAADFVKSALWSSGPEWLIRPASEWPNSTPTVADGAELEIRQVSAAVAVIETVHPWFERYSSYTKLLRVIGYCLRFVRNAKEKCRTRRDPLEPPASSTITTDLMEAAKTVLCKLAQQDAFPTELERLRKREVVPKRSPLRRLSPFIDSEGVMRVGGRLKLSQLPYQSKHPILLPKKHIFARRIAEHLHRELIHGGGRLLLSQIREECWPLDGRHLVKSVVRHCLRCIRQQPILAQQQIGQLPSSRITPNRPFATIGVDYAGPIYLRPIHKRAEPAKAYLCVFVCFATKAVHLELVGDLTTAGFLASLRRFASRRGRPSHIYSDNGKNFEGAARELSELFEMLHDEEQSNIIVSTCADMGITWHFSPPRAPHFGGLWEAAVKTAKRHLFRQLGSTRLPYEGYITVLHQIEAAMNSRPLLPMSDDPNDLAALTPAHFLIGTSMNAIPEPDYSTRKTYTLSEWQKWQLLVQRFWKHWAGEYLQEMQRDTMKTCSNSDFSPGRLAILMDEALPTTQWPLARIVETHPGTDSLTRVVTSRTAKGISVRPIAKICLLPEATN is encoded by the coding sequence ATGCTGCAGGGTGCAGGCCAATCTACCCGTCCGCTGAAAGAATCCGTTCACGCGAAGATTGCCTCACGAACGAAACAGTTTGAAGTGGGTGTCGTATTTTTGATTGTCGACAAGTTGATGGCTAATCTGCCGCTGCGGGACGTTAACACGACGAGCTGGAACATCCCGTCCGAGCTGATCCTAGCCGATCCAGAGTTCTACAAATCTTCGGCAATCGACATTATTCTTGGCGCTCGACATTATGCTGCTTTCTTCGAAGGTAGTGCCCAGCTCAAACTAGCACCTACCCTTTCAACGCTGCAAGAAAGCGTATTCGGATGGGTCGTCACTGGTTCGATTGGATCGCCAGAGCCTTCGGAAGGCACTTCTAATGTTGCTCACACGACAGCTGTAATTTGTATGACAACTCTAGAAGAGTCCATCGAGCGGTTTTGGAAATCAGAAGAGTTATGGTTCAACGATGGCTACTCACCCGAAGAACGCCAATGTGAGGCTATTTACCGAAACACAACCCAGCGGGATCCATCGGGTCGATACATAGTTCGTCTTCCGAAGCAACCAGATTTCTTTGACAAACTTGGACTGTCAAGGGATATGGCTTTGAACCGCTTCATACTTCTCGAAAGAAGACTCCAACGTGATCCAGACCTAAAAGAAGAATACCACAAGTTCATGAAAGAGTACTTAGAACTGGGGCACATGACTCCCACGTCTCCAGCAGACAATGATCACGGGTATTACTTACCGCACCATCCCGTTTTGAAAGAATCTAGTACGACGACAAAGCTCCGGGTCGTTTTCGACGGATCAGCGAAGACATCTACTGGATATTCGCTAAACGAAGCATTACGTGTCGGTCCAGTGGTGCAAGACCAGTTGCTGGATATAATTCTTCGTTTTCGCACCTACAAAGTAGCGCTCGTTGGTGACATTGCGAAAATGTACAGGCAGATAGAAGTCCATCCTGATGACCGTCGGTTTCAACGCGTGTTGTTTCGATTCTCACCGGATGCTTCAGTGGAGACTTACGAGCTGAATACGGTGACCTACGGGCTTGCTCCATCTTCTTTTTTGGCAACGCGTACGTTGCTGCAGTTGGCCGAGGATGAAGGCACGAACTTTCCGCATGCTGCACAGGCTTTGGTTCAAAATTTCTACGTGGACGACTTCATCGGTGGTGCTGATTCAGAGGAGCAAGCAAAGCAGCTACGAGAGGAGCTCGATGAATTGTTAAAAAAGGGTGGATTCTCTCTGCGAAAATGGACCTCTAGTAAGTTGGCCGTGCTCTCTGGTTTGACGGAGGATCAGATCGGAACGCAGTCAACGCTTCAATTTATGCCCGACGAGAAGATAAAGGCACTTGGTATCGCTTGGGAGCCCGAAGCTGACGTTTTATCCTTCGAGTCGCGGATCGACGCCGACACCAGCTACCCCACAATGCGGATAATATTCTCTGGCATCTCCCGAATGTTCGATCCGATAGGATTGATATCGCCGATCATCATTCGCGCTAAGTTGCTGATGCAGGAATTGTGGGTGCAGAAGCCTGGCTGGGATAATCCTGTTTCTGACAGCATCTACAAAAAGTGGACATCCATTAAATCCGACTGGCCAATTATTTCCGGTTATAAAAGTGATCGCTACGCTCTCTTACCTGATTCTCGCGTTCAGTTACATACGTTTTGTGATGCCTCTGAAGCCGCGTTCGGTGCATGTATTTACTCGcgttgtgaaaacaaacaaggacACGTACGAATATCGCTATTGGCATCGAAGTCACGTTTAGCACCACTAAAACGGGTTACATTACCGCGATTGGAACTTAATGCAGCCGTTACAGGAGCGCATTTATACGATCGTGTGAAGCAAGCGATGGGACTCGAATTAGCGGAGTCATATTTTTGGTCCGACTCGACAGTTACGCTGCATTGGCTGAGTTCACCGCCCAACAATTGGAAAACGTATGTAGGCAATCGCGTCGCGGAGGTGCAAGCCTACTCACATCTCCATCCCTGGAAACACATTGCGGGATGTTCGAATCCTGCTGATTTGGTATCACGAGGCGTGACCGCAGCAGATTTCGTGAAAAGTGCACTGTGGAGCAGCGGTCCAGAGTGGTTAATTCGTCCAGCGTCTGAATGGCCAAATTCAACACCAACGGTTGCGGATGGTGCCGAGCTAGAGATTCGTCAAGTGAGTGCAGCGGTTGCCGTCATCGAGACAGTGCATCCTTGGTTCGAGCGGTACTCATCATACACCAAGCTTCTACGCGTCATTGGGTATTGCCTTAGATTCGTGCGCAATGCTAAGGAGAAGTGCCGTACTCGCCGCGATCCATTGGAGCCCCCAGCGTCATCAACTATCACTACGGACCTCATGGAAGCTGCTAAAACTGTGCTATGCAAGCTGGCACAGCAAGACGCATTTCCAACGGAGCTCGAGCGGTTGAGGAAGCGTGAGGTGGTTCCAAAGCGCTCACCACTTAGACGTCTGAGCCCGTTCATCGACAGCGAAGGAGTTATGAGAGTAGGAGGACGCCTCAAGCTCTCACAACTGCCTTAtcaatcgaaacatccaattcTTCTGCCCAAGAAGCACATCTTCGCACGCCGCATCGCAGAGCACCTTCATAGAGAACTCATACATGGTGGCGGAAGATTGCTGCTTTCCCAGATTCGCGAAGAATGTTGGCCACTCGACGGACGACATCTGGTGAAAAGCGTCGTTAGACACTGCTTACGATGCATTCGCCAACAGCCCATACTTGCGCAGCAACAAATCGGGCAGTTACCATCATCGCGGATCACACCGAATCGACCGTTCGCGACCATCGGAGTGGACTATGCTGGGCCGATCTACCTACGACCGATCCACAAACGAGCAGAGCCCGCCAAAGCATACCTCTgcgtatttgtttgctttgctacGAAGGCTGTTCACCTGGAACTAGTGGGTGATTTGACCACTGCTGGTTTCCTAGCATCACTTCGACGGTTTGCATCGCGCCGAGGACGTCCGTCCCATATCTACTCGGACAACGGTAAAAACTTCGAAGGCGCAGCCCGGGAGCTTAGTGAGCTATTCGAGATGCTCCATGATGAGGAGCAAAGCAACATCATCGTTTCGACTTGTGCTGATATGGGCATCACTTGGCACTTCAGTCCACCAAGGGCTCCACACTTTGGCGGATTGTGGGAAGCTGCAGTGAAGACCGCCAAAAGACACCTGTTTCGCCAGCTGGGCAGCACGAGACTGCCTTATGAAGGATACATCACTGTGCTGCACCAAATAGAGGCAGCAATGAATTCGCGTCCGCTGTTGCCTATGTCGGACGACCCCAACGATTTAGCCGCTTTAACACCTGCACATTTTCTTATAGGCACATCCATGAACGCTATCCCCGAGCCGGACTATTCAACCCGAAAGACGTACACCCTGAGCGAGTGGCAGAAGTGGCAACTGCTCGTCCAGCGCTTCTGGAAACATTGGGCCGGCGAGTATCTACAAGAGATGCAAAGGGATACGATGAAGACCTGCAGCAATTCAGATTTCTCACCTGGCAGACTGGCAATCCTGATGGACGAGGCTCTTCCTACAACACAATGGCCACTCGCGCGGATAGTTGAGACGCACCCCGGCACGGATAGTTTGACACGTGTGGTAACATCAAGAACTGCAAAGGGAATTTCGGTTAGGCCAATCGCTAAAATTTGCTTGCTACCGGAGGCAACAAACTAA